In the genome of Myxococcus stipitatus, one region contains:
- a CDS encoding FHA domain-containing protein — translation MYKNALFTIEDTRSGAVETQRVAFSERHWKREQGIVIGSAEDCDVRVSGPGITAHHARWYTGGHHIFVWVLDEDAVVTSSRGDTYRGGDTLRVDYRPFTLGPYVFNIGFD, via the coding sequence ATGTACAAGAACGCCCTCTTCACCATCGAGGACACGCGGTCCGGCGCGGTGGAGACACAGCGGGTGGCGTTCAGCGAGCGTCACTGGAAACGCGAGCAAGGCATCGTCATCGGCTCCGCGGAGGACTGTGACGTGCGGGTCTCCGGCCCGGGCATCACCGCGCACCATGCACGGTGGTACACCGGCGGGCACCACATCTTCGTCTGGGTCCTCGACGAAGACGCCGTGGTGACCTCCAGCCGAGGTGACACGTATCGAGGCGGAGACACCCTGCGCGTCGACTATCGCCCTTTCACGCTGGGGCCGTATGTCTTCAACATCGGGTTCGACTGA
- a CDS encoding gliding motility protein: MKPTPGDIFAVYTPRLNGYTAVQVTALKVDGKSEQAAVLTLDWVGPTLPDAAAVASMVPATFNFFFWKEHLEHLWVSAEIPRDFTLVGNRPPLVDKDTKSYGGWPSGDSIYRQREWEEIPKDKRDVFKALADTRDNQVVLKLGEKELSRSTQRLYTEVLQAAPTLSAFDVLPILTFVGCEAPVPGLFEFLRSRPFVYEADITNHGERVVDLRGSRLSRLRLDLTGVHELYLNQGLSELNASGTFSPELKIHAEADGKWLTLSLKQLATDWSGLSDLDSLHVNPAKDLDVSAIVRRFPKLTELRVWGAPGYLRNTAELAALPSLQVLTLNEMFGIAADEFPGPERLPNLGRLWMTSIPADLAASVKKAYKNAARDGLDLSVRQPRKAEWLAENLDNPFRVWDGAENITPAQAKKAATLYRQARSAALAAASEHKGSPAALVSTLTPIVTTYIQGFNKLDAKDTFIHTEEREHIYVALMGICDAVDERLKSVGGASAEPLDRDAVVSVMDSIRDF, translated from the coding sequence ATGAAGCCCACACCTGGAGACATCTTCGCTGTCTACACACCTCGCCTCAATGGCTACACCGCGGTGCAGGTCACCGCGCTGAAGGTCGACGGGAAGAGCGAACAGGCCGCGGTCCTGACCCTGGACTGGGTCGGCCCCACCTTGCCCGATGCGGCGGCCGTGGCGTCGATGGTGCCCGCGACCTTCAACTTCTTCTTCTGGAAGGAGCACCTCGAGCACCTCTGGGTCTCCGCGGAGATTCCGCGCGACTTCACCCTCGTGGGGAACCGGCCCCCGCTCGTGGACAAGGACACCAAGAGCTACGGAGGTTGGCCCTCGGGTGACAGCATCTATCGGCAACGCGAGTGGGAGGAGATTCCGAAGGACAAACGGGATGTCTTCAAGGCCCTGGCCGACACACGCGACAACCAGGTGGTCCTCAAGCTCGGCGAGAAGGAGCTGTCTCGCTCGACACAGCGGCTCTACACAGAGGTGCTCCAGGCGGCCCCCACGTTGTCCGCGTTCGATGTGCTCCCCATCCTGACCTTCGTGGGCTGCGAAGCGCCCGTCCCGGGACTGTTCGAGTTCCTCCGCAGCCGGCCCTTCGTCTATGAGGCGGACATCACGAACCACGGTGAGCGCGTCGTGGACCTCCGAGGCTCACGCCTGAGCAGGCTCCGCTTGGACCTCACCGGCGTCCACGAGCTCTACTTGAACCAGGGGCTGAGCGAGTTGAACGCGTCCGGCACATTCAGCCCCGAGCTGAAGATTCATGCCGAGGCCGATGGCAAGTGGCTGACCTTGTCCCTGAAACAGCTGGCGACGGACTGGTCCGGACTGAGTGACTTGGACAGTCTGCATGTGAATCCCGCCAAGGACCTGGATGTGTCCGCCATCGTGCGGCGCTTCCCGAAGCTGACCGAGCTACGCGTCTGGGGTGCCCCGGGCTACCTGAGGAACACCGCGGAGCTCGCCGCGCTCCCTTCGCTCCAGGTGCTGACCCTGAACGAGATGTTTGGCATTGCGGCCGACGAGTTCCCCGGCCCCGAGCGCCTCCCCAACCTGGGCCGGCTCTGGATGACCAGCATCCCCGCGGACCTCGCCGCGTCCGTGAAGAAGGCCTACAAGAACGCGGCCCGTGATGGACTGGACCTGTCCGTGCGGCAGCCGCGCAAGGCGGAGTGGCTGGCCGAGAACCTGGACAATCCCTTTCGCGTCTGGGACGGGGCGGAGAACATCACTCCCGCGCAGGCCAAGAAGGCCGCGACGCTGTATCGACAGGCCCGGTCGGCGGCGCTGGCGGCCGCCTCCGAGCACAAAGGCTCGCCCGCGGCACTCGTGTCCACGCTCACGCCCATCGTGACGACCTACATTCAGGGCTTCAACAAGCTGGATGCCAAGGACACCTTCATCCACACCGAGGAGCGAGAGCACATCTACGTCGCGCTGATGGGCATCTGCGACGCGGTGGATGAACGTCTCAAGTCCGTGGGGGGCGCATCGGCGGAGCCCCTGGACCGCGATGCGGTGGTCTCCGTGATGGACTCGATTCGCGACTTCTAG
- a CDS encoding SDR family oxidoreductase, which translates to MNLEQQHVVVVGGSSGIGLGVAQAALEQGASVTLVSRSPEKLARAAAGLGAPGRVHTHAADATREDDVRRLFEALPPVNHVVVTTVEAHYLSIRQMDFALARRVIDSKLMAAFHVARHARLQPGGSLTFTTGIASARPSPNGSVIAAVNGGIESAVRAWALELAPVRVNALSPGWIDTPIWDSLAGDAKAQRFEQHARRLPVGRIGTTADVGHAAVFLMTNGFTTGDVLRVDGGHPLV; encoded by the coding sequence ATGAACCTCGAACAACAACATGTCGTGGTGGTGGGTGGTTCCTCCGGCATCGGACTCGGCGTGGCCCAGGCGGCGCTGGAGCAAGGTGCGTCGGTGACACTGGTGAGCCGTTCTCCCGAGAAGCTGGCGCGTGCCGCGGCCGGATTGGGAGCCCCGGGCCGGGTGCACACGCATGCCGCGGACGCGACTCGGGAGGACGACGTGCGTCGCCTCTTCGAGGCGCTGCCCCCGGTGAATCACGTGGTCGTCACCACGGTGGAGGCGCACTACCTCTCCATCCGGCAGATGGACTTCGCCCTCGCGCGGCGCGTCATCGACTCCAAGCTCATGGCGGCCTTCCACGTGGCCAGGCACGCGCGGCTCCAGCCGGGTGGCTCGCTCACGTTCACGACGGGAATCGCGTCGGCACGCCCCTCGCCGAATGGCTCGGTCATCGCGGCGGTGAACGGGGGCATCGAGTCCGCCGTGCGAGCGTGGGCCCTGGAACTGGCGCCGGTGCGCGTGAATGCCCTGTCGCCTGGCTGGATTGACACCCCCATCTGGGACAGCCTCGCGGGCGACGCCAAGGCCCAGCGCTTCGAGCAGCACGCGCGTCGCCTCCCCGTGGGCCGCATCGGCACGACCGCTGACGTGGGGCACGCAGCCGTGTTCCTGATGACGAACGGCTTCACCACGGGCGATGTGCTGCGCGTGGATGGCGGGCATCCGCTCGTCTGA
- a CDS encoding M57 family metalloprotease — translation MFKKTAVLAVTCGALLAGCGGDLQAEQAVQDEIVSNLLQAGFPASDILVSDGDVYVGRDAHVTLEASREMLQAPPASEEQYRTTNQVGAGVTKICVNPTADFNTYNMLSQGLNLAIANYNERGLRLTFARGPSTGCTANITAQTMGGTGGSAGFPSGGMPYGIINIGTGLNSYSADVNEHVITHELGHAIGFRHSDYYNRSISCNVGGDEGDAGVGAIHIPGTPTTAVVGGSIMNSCFRDSETGEWTGSDITALNALYGTTGVASCSTYNVPSYRGQNGTRIQCSCAGATGGTVWGTDVYTDDSSVCDASIHAGAIPASGGTVTLTIQPGQSSYTGSTRNGITTNAYGAWGGSFTVGGQTPPVSACSSYNFISYRGQNGTQIRCSCPAVSGGTVWGTDLYTDDSNACAAGVHAGAIPASGGTLTVTIRPGQSSYTGTTRNGITTLSYGAWSGSFSISP, via the coding sequence ATGTTCAAGAAGACAGCCGTCCTTGCTGTCACCTGCGGCGCCCTGCTGGCCGGTTGCGGTGGTGACCTCCAGGCGGAGCAGGCGGTGCAGGACGAGATTGTTTCCAATCTGCTCCAAGCGGGCTTTCCCGCCAGCGACATCCTGGTCTCCGACGGTGACGTGTATGTGGGCCGTGACGCCCACGTCACCCTCGAAGCCTCGCGCGAGATGCTCCAGGCGCCTCCTGCGAGCGAGGAGCAGTACCGCACGACGAACCAGGTCGGCGCGGGTGTGACGAAGATCTGTGTCAACCCCACCGCGGACTTCAACACCTACAACATGCTGAGCCAGGGACTGAACCTGGCCATCGCCAATTACAACGAGCGAGGGCTGCGCCTCACCTTCGCACGCGGGCCGAGCACCGGGTGTACGGCCAACATCACCGCGCAGACCATGGGCGGCACGGGTGGCTCCGCGGGCTTCCCATCAGGCGGAATGCCCTATGGAATCATCAACATCGGCACGGGCCTGAACAGCTACAGCGCCGACGTGAACGAGCACGTCATCACCCACGAACTGGGTCATGCCATCGGCTTCCGCCACTCGGACTATTACAACCGCAGCATCAGCTGCAATGTCGGCGGTGACGAGGGAGACGCGGGCGTGGGCGCCATCCACATCCCGGGGACTCCCACGACGGCCGTCGTCGGCGGGTCGATCATGAACTCCTGCTTCCGAGACTCCGAAACCGGCGAGTGGACCGGCTCGGATATCACCGCGCTGAATGCGCTCTATGGCACCACCGGCGTCGCGAGCTGCTCGACCTACAACGTCCCGTCCTACCGTGGGCAGAACGGCACGCGGATTCAATGCTCCTGCGCTGGCGCGACGGGAGGGACGGTCTGGGGGACGGACGTCTACACGGATGACTCCAGCGTCTGCGACGCCTCCATTCACGCGGGAGCGATTCCCGCCAGCGGTGGAACGGTGACCCTCACCATCCAGCCAGGGCAGAGCAGCTACACGGGCAGCACGCGCAATGGCATCACCACGAACGCCTATGGCGCCTGGGGCGGGAGCTTCACCGTCGGCGGCCAGACGCCGCCCGTTTCGGCCTGCTCGAGCTACAACTTCATCTCCTACCGAGGGCAGAACGGAACTCAGATTCGATGCAGCTGCCCCGCCGTGAGTGGCGGCACGGTGTGGGGGACGGACCTCTACACGGACGACTCGAATGCCTGCGCGGCCGGCGTGCACGCGGGAGCGATTCCCGCCAGCGGCGGGACCCTGACTGTCACCATCCGCCCGGGACAGAGCAGCTACACGGGCACCACGCGCAATGGCATCACCACCCTCTCCTACGGCGCCTGGAGCGGGAGCTTCTCCATCAGTCCGTAG
- a CDS encoding ABC transporter substrate-binding protein, producing the protein MRRDNVKRRWGWVCVLAATLVACKEDKPTEVPDAGPVETGPQALTEQEPNERPEQALTLTRDSTVTADLSAQPNKVDEDWYRLAPSSPRMVDVTVSGLPGGDITLEVHDRDRNRLAAINSEGEGKPERFPNLYVETERWLRVAPARKGVGGAYTLTVTMRAANDGEEHEPNDRAVDAVGLPLGQTVTAYLGHAGDEDWYRVELPEPAVPSPDTAPPDASVTPEGGEGAAPAPGTEGVAPPGAAAPGEAPAQGTPSPAPAAENGTATGTAEEGVVPPSPTGTFGGGEPPPAGSGAVAMTPDSGTVIPPEPPSVALKIELSGVEGVRPEVSVLSAAEAPLFSLRGKEGEALSLRNIGVRATDRTVFVVVKGGWTGTGKEARRTFNSSAPYTLTVTQEEAGANAELEPNDELHKATSLTAGSYREGFISPKGDVDHFVLRTTEPVLAKVELSGVERLDLVLSMVEPPQGDGKQETVLLRANDGALKEPERLNNVACNGSCWFRVEGASRKVDGKWVKDFENAEKPYRISVTTVPDNGGEEREPNNTVERAQELTPGKAVRGTVFPVKDTDYYRLDLSDRPVRTPLKATLLGILKVDVGLYLHRVQPDGKLSLVQTADRAKGDQPESIRYSAEPGVYIFEVRDAKNREANFQDSYQLTVEEGE; encoded by the coding sequence ATGCGGAGAGACAACGTGAAGCGACGCTGGGGGTGGGTCTGTGTGTTGGCCGCGACGCTGGTCGCCTGCAAGGAGGACAAACCCACCGAGGTCCCTGACGCAGGGCCCGTCGAGACGGGGCCGCAGGCGCTGACCGAGCAGGAGCCCAACGAGCGGCCCGAGCAGGCGCTGACGCTCACCCGGGACAGCACGGTGACGGCGGACCTGTCGGCGCAGCCGAACAAGGTGGACGAGGACTGGTACCGGCTCGCGCCTTCATCGCCTCGGATGGTGGACGTCACCGTGTCGGGGTTGCCGGGCGGGGACATCACCCTGGAGGTCCATGACCGGGACCGCAACCGGCTGGCCGCCATCAACAGCGAGGGCGAAGGCAAGCCCGAGCGCTTCCCCAACCTCTACGTGGAGACGGAGCGCTGGCTTCGCGTGGCCCCCGCGCGCAAGGGCGTGGGTGGGGCCTACACGCTCACCGTGACGATGCGCGCCGCGAACGACGGCGAGGAGCACGAGCCCAATGACCGCGCGGTGGACGCGGTGGGCCTCCCGCTGGGACAGACGGTGACGGCCTACCTGGGCCACGCGGGCGACGAGGACTGGTACCGGGTGGAGCTGCCCGAGCCCGCCGTGCCCTCGCCCGACACGGCGCCTCCGGACGCCTCGGTGACGCCGGAAGGGGGCGAAGGCGCAGCGCCCGCCCCGGGGACGGAGGGTGTCGCTCCCCCAGGGGCCGCCGCGCCCGGCGAAGCCCCCGCGCAGGGCACGCCCTCCCCCGCCCCGGCGGCCGAGAATGGCACGGCGACGGGCACCGCCGAGGAAGGCGTGGTGCCGCCTTCGCCCACGGGGACCTTTGGTGGGGGCGAGCCGCCTCCCGCGGGCTCGGGGGCGGTCGCGATGACGCCGGACTCGGGGACGGTGATTCCGCCGGAGCCGCCGTCCGTGGCGCTGAAGATTGAGCTGTCGGGCGTGGAGGGCGTGCGGCCGGAGGTCTCCGTGTTGTCGGCGGCGGAGGCGCCGTTGTTCTCGCTGCGTGGCAAGGAGGGCGAGGCCCTGTCGCTGCGCAACATCGGCGTGCGCGCCACGGACCGGACCGTCTTCGTCGTGGTGAAGGGCGGCTGGACGGGGACGGGCAAGGAGGCCCGCCGCACGTTCAACTCGAGCGCGCCCTACACGCTCACGGTGACGCAGGAGGAGGCCGGAGCGAACGCGGAGCTGGAGCCCAATGACGAGCTCCACAAGGCCACGTCGCTGACGGCGGGGAGCTATCGCGAGGGGTTCATCTCGCCCAAGGGGGATGTGGACCACTTCGTGCTGCGCACGACGGAGCCGGTGCTGGCGAAGGTGGAGCTGTCGGGGGTGGAGCGGCTGGACCTGGTGCTGTCGATGGTGGAGCCGCCCCAGGGCGACGGCAAGCAGGAGACGGTGTTGCTGCGCGCCAATGACGGGGCCCTGAAGGAGCCCGAGCGGCTCAACAACGTCGCGTGCAACGGGAGCTGCTGGTTCCGCGTGGAGGGTGCGTCGCGCAAGGTGGACGGCAAGTGGGTGAAGGACTTCGAGAACGCGGAGAAGCCCTACCGCATCAGCGTCACCACGGTGCCGGACAACGGCGGCGAGGAGCGCGAGCCGAACAACACGGTGGAACGCGCGCAGGAGCTGACGCCTGGCAAGGCGGTGCGCGGCACGGTGTTCCCGGTGAAGGACACGGACTACTACCGGCTCGACCTGTCGGACCGGCCGGTGCGCACGCCGCTGAAGGCGACGCTCCTGGGCATCCTCAAGGTCGACGTGGGGCTGTACCTGCATCGCGTGCAGCCGGACGGGAAGCTCTCGCTCGTGCAGACGGCGGACCGCGCCAAGGGCGACCAGCCGGAGAGCATCCGCTACAGCGCCGAGCCGGGCGTCTACATCTTCGAGGTGCGCGACGCGAAGAACCGCGAGGCCAACTTCCAGGACTCGTACCAGCTCACCGTCGAAGAGGGCGAGTAG
- a CDS encoding LysM domain-containing protein, with product MTDYRTTSRNRPRIPQDYVIQKGDTLTKLAAKFGTTVDQLVRDNNIANRDLIFTGAKLKVGHSTNDSFQSSGSRQGLRGGRSPVGGGEDVGGPTGAGPSNASPAMRRLAEAARQAAMGMGGYNSQGLCATGVSRAIRNALGIGVSGNGNQIDNNLPRDKFKQVNMSLEEALKIPGLVLTWESTSTRLGSIYGHTAITTGDGHTSASDFIERNTTNNGRTGFKVFMPIM from the coding sequence ATGACCGACTACCGCACGACATCTCGGAACCGCCCCCGCATCCCCCAGGACTACGTCATCCAGAAGGGCGATACGCTCACGAAGCTGGCGGCCAAGTTCGGCACGACGGTCGACCAGTTGGTCCGCGACAACAACATCGCGAACCGCGACCTCATCTTCACGGGCGCGAAGCTGAAGGTCGGTCACTCCACGAATGACTCGTTCCAGTCGAGCGGGAGCCGCCAGGGCCTCCGCGGTGGCCGCAGCCCGGTGGGCGGGGGCGAGGATGTCGGCGGTCCGACGGGCGCCGGCCCGAGCAACGCGTCGCCCGCGATGCGTCGGCTGGCCGAGGCGGCTCGCCAGGCGGCGATGGGCATGGGCGGCTACAACAGCCAGGGCCTCTGCGCCACGGGCGTGAGCCGGGCCATCCGCAACGCGCTGGGCATCGGCGTGTCGGGCAACGGCAACCAGATCGACAACAACCTGCCGCGCGACAAGTTCAAGCAGGTCAACATGTCGCTGGAGGAGGCGCTGAAGATTCCGGGCCTCGTCCTCACGTGGGAGAGCACCTCCACGCGCCTGGGCAGCATCTATGGCCACACCGCCATCACCACCGGCGACGGCCACACGTCCGCGAGCGACTTCATCGAGCGCAACACGACGAACAACGGCCGCACGGGCTTCAAGGTCTTCATGCCCATCATGTAG
- a CDS encoding AraC family transcriptional regulator has translation MTKTSSSGVPSLSARMARQALRIASKLGLPVEELLQRASGLRLSDLDDPELRIPYAVLDDLLEQMAELSGDANLGLHLARVDVVDLDDPATFVVLTSATLRDSMERGCRYQRVWGDGERFRMEDTERGVRMRFTPVGTWRPAHRHLVEAALSQFATGVRAFTGENVPPLRVRFTHAAPVDLREHEALFQCPLEFGAPFNDIEFSREDERRPFVHADALLHRMFERLAQRELERLPEVRTTADRVREQVRQALSGGDASFGAVARALRVPTRTLQRRLAEEGQSYAAIVEALRRELSGIYLRRRMSIAEVSFLLGYAEPAAFHRAFKRWWGMSPERYRRELLPGSP, from the coding sequence GTGACGAAGACGTCCTCGAGTGGCGTGCCGTCGCTCTCCGCGCGCATGGCGCGTCAGGCGCTGCGCATCGCGAGCAAGCTGGGGCTGCCCGTGGAGGAGCTGCTCCAGCGCGCCTCGGGGCTGCGCCTGTCGGACCTGGACGACCCCGAGCTGCGCATCCCCTACGCCGTCCTGGATGACCTGCTGGAGCAGATGGCGGAGCTGTCCGGCGACGCGAACCTGGGGCTGCACCTGGCCCGCGTGGACGTGGTGGACCTGGATGACCCGGCGACCTTCGTGGTCCTCACCAGCGCCACGCTGCGGGACTCGATGGAGCGTGGGTGCCGGTATCAGCGTGTCTGGGGAGATGGAGAGCGCTTCCGGATGGAGGACACGGAGCGGGGCGTCCGGATGCGCTTCACGCCCGTGGGGACGTGGCGCCCGGCGCACCGGCACCTCGTGGAGGCCGCGCTGAGCCAGTTCGCCACGGGCGTGCGCGCCTTCACGGGAGAGAACGTGCCCCCGCTGCGGGTCCGCTTCACGCATGCGGCTCCCGTGGACCTGCGTGAGCACGAGGCGCTGTTCCAGTGTCCCCTGGAGTTCGGCGCGCCCTTCAACGACATCGAGTTCTCTCGAGAGGACGAGCGGCGTCCCTTCGTCCATGCGGACGCGCTGCTGCACCGCATGTTCGAGCGGCTGGCGCAGCGGGAGCTGGAGCGGCTCCCCGAGGTGCGGACCACCGCGGACCGGGTGCGCGAGCAGGTCCGGCAGGCGCTCTCGGGCGGAGATGCGTCGTTCGGAGCCGTGGCGCGGGCGCTGCGAGTCCCGACGCGGACGCTCCAGCGCCGGCTCGCGGAGGAGGGGCAGTCCTACGCGGCCATCGTGGAGGCCCTGCGCCGGGAGCTCTCCGGCATCTACCTGCGCCGGAGGATGTCCATCGCGGAGGTCTCCTTCCTGCTGGGCTACGCGGAGCCGGCCGCCTTCCACCGCGCCTTCAAGCGGTGGTGGGGCATGAGCCCGGAGCGCTACCGCCGCGAGCTCCTGCCTGGTTCACCGTGA
- a CDS encoding LysR family transcriptional regulator — protein sequence MGGMMASENLRIFVAVARQLSFGEAAKRLGIPVSTVSRRVALLEEQLGTRLLQRTSRRVGLTPEGSRLLGRAGPLLDQLSEVLDQSVDREEEPAGKLRVTAPVTTGAQRLAPLLFAFAARHPRVDVELVLTNALVDLVEEGFDLAFRVGPIRDAELVARRLWSIESVLVASPRLVREHLKGRSVLTRAELEDVPAVLTQSRGVWRLRRRDGGVDEVRPRHVRATVNDPRVALAAALEGLGVVSVPREMLDAQGQALVPISVKGRTLEPREVFAVYPSRRQLSTRARRALDWVMEHG from the coding sequence ATGGGTGGAATGATGGCGAGTGAGAACCTGCGCATCTTCGTGGCCGTGGCCCGGCAGCTGAGCTTCGGGGAGGCCGCGAAGCGCCTGGGCATTCCGGTGAGCACGGTGAGCCGCCGGGTGGCGCTCCTGGAGGAGCAGCTGGGAACCCGGCTCCTGCAGCGCACGTCGCGACGCGTGGGGCTCACCCCGGAAGGGAGCCGGCTCTTGGGGCGCGCGGGGCCGCTCCTGGACCAGCTGAGCGAGGTCCTCGACCAGTCGGTGGACCGGGAGGAGGAGCCCGCGGGCAAGCTGCGAGTCACCGCGCCGGTGACCACCGGAGCCCAGCGACTCGCTCCGCTGCTCTTCGCCTTCGCCGCCCGGCATCCGCGTGTGGACGTGGAGCTGGTGCTCACGAATGCCCTGGTCGACCTGGTGGAAGAGGGCTTCGACCTCGCCTTCCGCGTGGGGCCCATCCGCGATGCAGAGCTGGTGGCGCGGCGGTTGTGGAGCATCGAGTCCGTCCTCGTGGCCTCACCTCGCCTCGTGCGCGAGCACTTGAAGGGACGCTCCGTGTTGACGCGTGCGGAGCTCGAGGACGTGCCGGCGGTCCTGACGCAGTCGCGAGGTGTGTGGCGCTTGCGACGCCGGGATGGCGGAGTGGATGAGGTGAGGCCGCGCCACGTGCGTGCCACGGTGAATGACCCGAGAGTGGCCCTGGCCGCGGCCCTGGAAGGACTGGGGGTGGTCAGCGTGCCCAGGGAGATGCTGGACGCCCAAGGCCAGGCGCTCGTGCCCATCTCGGTGAAGGGACGCACGCTCGAGCCCCGGGAGGTCTTCGCCGTCTATCCCTCACGCAGACAGCTCTCCACGCGAGCGCGCCGGGCGCTCGACTGGGTGATGGAGCATGGCTGA